The Candidatus Bathyarchaeota archaeon DNA window ATCATCAATTGTTTTTGGCTTGAAATAGAATGCCGGGGAAGCGGGTAAAATTACAACCCCGAGTCTAGCCAAATAAAGCATATTCTTTAAGTGAATTGCGCTGAGCGGCGTTTCTCGAATGACCAAAACTAACTTTCGTCTCTCCTTTATCGTTACATCCGCGGCTCTTAATACTAAGTTATCTGAATATCCATGTGCAATTCCAGCAAGTGTTTTTGTGCTACAGGGAACGATTACCATGCCAGCTGTATTAAATGATCCACTTGTAATTGAGGCAGACAAATCATCGTTAGCATATAACCGCGTCGCGAGTCTAGCTACCTCCTCTTTCGATAGTCCAATCTCATCTTTCATGATCTCCTCAGCAACCTTAGTTACGATTAAATGGGTTTCCACACCCTTTTCACGTAGAACCTCCAACAATCGTTTACCATAGACCGACCCGCTTGCACCAGTTATTGCAACTACTAAACGCATTCTCTCACCAACGAGTAAGTTTAATGAAACAACCTTTCTCAATTGGCGTATCTCTTATAAAAATTAGTAATACCTAGGGATGCGAATGCTTACGGCGCCAAC harbors:
- a CDS encoding UbiX family flavin prenyltransferase, which produces MRLVVAITGASGSVYGKRLLEVLREKGVETHLIVTKVAEEIMKDEIGLSKEEVARLATRLYANDDLSASITSGSFNTAGMVIVPCSTKTLAGIAHGYSDNLVLRAADVTIKERRKLVLVIRETPLSAIHLKNMLYLARLGVVILPASPAFYFKPKTIDDLANFIVGKILESFGMEHTLYKKWGELG